The following are from one region of the candidate division WOR-3 bacterium genome:
- a CDS encoding diguanylate cyclase, with product MIMREIYYDELTGCYNRRFLHYWLDNEIKRATRFATKFSIILLDLDDFRNVNNNFGHLEGDRVLIEFSKFLRRNIREVDNLVRYGGDEFLILMPNTNESGTIELAQRIINNINNTEIANHSLHCSIGFSVFPEDGTTPELLINQADSLMYQAKKQGKNRIGWRQEVVKKLVIPSPVTIGRDDEAGWCLGQLKDYNTIFIAGGAGIGKTRLVFEIKDRLNSSIILRGNAYAAMSSVPYHPFKNMFNELINNNFHMVQRVFKQMPEISQSEITKIFPADSIIKVARSESLDKFRLYNAVNDFLNRLAGIFPADITILLVDDLHWLDRPSCELLDFLIRGVESNIKIFGTYRTEELRNSNISEFFGVWSREKLYTQIVLPPLNEPQSTHLLRAISGSMSQSAVRYIYTQSGGNPFYIEEILRELERQRKLYWNGKEWSFARNLEVMIPDSIEETIKRKLTFLDSEIKTYLEIAAVFGQEFNAEIIAIASKRNVGQILDAFDELRRLGFIKERTSENYFFSEDIVRQIVYKNIPRGSLMHYHKSVGETIEIVYRNVISNYYEQLATHFTQANDTHRALYYSKKAAIKAKDNYAHSVAIKFFENTLKYEDNIEEIFDTKFSLARIYFLTGNYEKAVDQLNICLKINPNSYKIYEELGKVHESMGDYKRSLKYYRQGLKMTEGTDAVYGFETDIAWLYTRLGDYQLAQKTCENILKKKKIMSKKILGDTYIILGVVYLRSGKFKKAESYLKKSLNIARTIGDQKRLGACYLDLGLNCAERFNIKLGEKFYNKAFKIYQDIGYQEGLLITMNNIGALYANFNIPKAEEYYLKALKQAKLIGARRTVVYLYNNLGAVEYNRLMNDQALINYKEALKISKEMNFHAGIIFSNLSLSEFYREKNNIKRGRTYLKKALTVAKKINMKYLDIDCLKEEIEYLLLARQLKKADTLSMKMFEQLKRESSVSYKISSLVYRAKISAELKDYAKAHKYYNKAMTYVKSLPPNRTSGELFYLKGITYKKEGKFQEALKMFLEANRIFDEIGNLRFLDKIEQEIAHTSI from the coding sequence ATGATTATGAGAGAGATCTATTATGACGAATTGACCGGTTGTTATAACCGCCGTTTTCTCCATTACTGGCTTGATAATGAAATTAAGAGGGCAACCCGTTTTGCAACGAAGTTCTCAATAATCCTTCTCGACCTCGACGATTTCAGAAATGTCAATAATAATTTTGGCCACCTGGAAGGGGATAGGGTTTTAATCGAATTCAGTAAATTTCTGCGCAGAAACATCCGGGAAGTCGATAATCTCGTCCGTTACGGCGGAGACGAATTTCTTATTCTGATGCCAAACACCAATGAAAGCGGTACGATCGAGCTTGCTCAGAGAATAATCAATAACATAAACAACACCGAAATAGCAAACCATTCCCTTCACTGTAGTATCGGTTTTTCAGTCTTTCCGGAGGACGGTACAACTCCGGAACTGTTGATTAATCAGGCGGACAGTCTGATGTACCAGGCGAAGAAACAGGGCAAGAACCGCATCGGCTGGCGTCAGGAAGTCGTTAAGAAACTCGTGATTCCCTCACCGGTTACGATCGGCCGTGATGATGAAGCCGGCTGGTGTCTCGGGCAGTTGAAGGATTACAATACGATCTTCATTGCGGGCGGCGCGGGTATCGGTAAGACACGGCTCGTCTTCGAGATAAAGGACCGTCTTAACAGTTCGATAATATTAAGGGGGAACGCCTATGCGGCGATGTCCTCTGTTCCGTATCATCCTTTTAAAAACATGTTTAATGAATTGATAAACAACAACTTCCATATGGTGCAGCGGGTTTTTAAACAGATGCCGGAGATCTCCCAGTCAGAGATAACCAAGATCTTTCCGGCGGACAGTATAATAAAGGTCGCCCGCAGTGAAAGTCTGGATAAGTTCAGGTTGTACAATGCGGTGAATGATTTTTTGAACAGGTTGGCGGGTATCTTCCCGGCGGACATTACGATATTGCTGGTCGACGACCTCCACTGGCTCGACCGACCGAGCTGCGAATTACTGGATTTCCTGATCAGGGGTGTGGAGAGTAATATCAAGATCTTCGGCACCTACAGAACTGAAGAACTCAGGAATTCAAATATATCAGAGTTTTTCGGGGTCTGGTCCAGAGAGAAGCTATACACCCAGATCGTGCTACCGCCTTTGAATGAGCCCCAGTCGACTCATCTGCTCAGGGCGATCAGCGGTTCCATGAGTCAATCCGCGGTGAGGTATATTTACACCCAGAGCGGCGGTAATCCTTTTTATATCGAAGAGATCCTCCGGGAATTGGAGCGTCAGAGAAAACTCTACTGGAACGGTAAAGAGTGGAGTTTCGCCAGAAATCTCGAGGTTATGATTCCCGACTCAATTGAGGAGACGATCAAGAGAAAGCTGACGTTCCTCGATTCCGAGATCAAGACTTATCTGGAGATCGCCGCGGTTTTTGGTCAGGAATTCAATGCCGAGATTATCGCCATCGCCAGCAAAAGAAACGTCGGTCAGATTCTCGACGCCTTTGATGAATTACGGCGGCTGGGATTCATCAAAGAGAGGACTTCGGAGAACTACTTCTTCTCTGAAGATATCGTTCGACAGATCGTTTATAAAAATATTCCACGCGGAAGTCTCATGCACTATCATAAATCCGTCGGTGAGACCATAGAGATCGTCTATCGCAATGTTATTTCTAATTATTATGAACAGCTTGCAACCCATTTCACCCAGGCAAACGATACCCACCGGGCCCTGTATTACTCCAAAAAAGCGGCGATCAAGGCGAAAGATAATTACGCCCACAGCGTCGCAATAAAGTTTTTTGAAAATACATTAAAATATGAGGACAATATAGAAGAAATTTTCGACACGAAGTTTTCACTCGCCAGAATTTATTTTTTGACAGGCAATTATGAAAAAGCAGTGGATCAGTTGAACATCTGTTTGAAGATAAATCCCAATTCTTACAAGATATACGAAGAGCTCGGTAAGGTCCATGAGAGTATGGGGGATTATAAGAGGAGTTTGAAATACTACCGTCAGGGATTGAAGATGACGGAAGGGACCGATGCCGTTTACGGTTTTGAAACGGATATTGCATGGCTCTATACCCGGTTGGGGGATTATCAACTTGCACAGAAGACCTGTGAAAATATCCTCAAGAAAAAGAAGATAATGAGTAAAAAAATTCTCGGCGACACCTACATCATTCTCGGTGTGGTTTATCTGCGGTCGGGTAAGTTCAAGAAGGCGGAGAGTTATCTTAAAAAATCTTTGAATATCGCACGGACCATAGGCGACCAGAAGCGTCTCGGCGCCTGTTATCTGGATCTCGGATTGAACTGCGCCGAAAGGTTCAATATAAAACTGGGAGAGAAATTTTACAACAAGGCGTTTAAAATCTATCAGGACATCGGTTATCAGGAAGGTCTGTTGATAACGATGAACAACATCGGCGCCCTCTACGCCAACTTCAATATCCCCAAGGCGGAGGAGTATTATCTCAAAGCCCTTAAACAAGCCAAGTTGATAGGAGCGCGCCGTACCGTCGTCTATCTTTACAACAACCTCGGGGCGGTCGAATACAACCGCTTGATGAATGATCAGGCGCTTATAAATTACAAAGAGGCGCTCAAGATATCAAAGGAGATGAATTTTCACGCCGGTATCATCTTCAGTAATTTGAGTCTGAGTGAATTTTACCGTGAAAAAAACAATATCAAACGCGGCAGAACGTATCTCAAAAAGGCTTTGACCGTGGCGAAGAAGATTAATATGAAATATCTTGATATCGACTGTCTTAAGGAAGAAATAGAATACCTTCTCCTCGCCCGCCAGCTGAAGAAGGCGGATACGCTTTCTATGAAGATGTTCGAGCAGTTGAAGAGAGAATCCAGCGTCAGCTACAAAATAAGCAGTCTTGTTTACCGGGCGAAGATCTCCGCTGAGTTGAAGGATTATGCAAAAGCCCATAAATATTACAATAAAGCCATGACTTACGTGAAGTCCCTGCCGCCGAACAGAACGTCAGGTGAACTTTTTTACTTGAAAGGAATAACTTACAAGAAAGAAGGCAAATTCCAGGAGGCACTGAAGATGTTCCTTGAAGCAAATCGGATATTCGACGAAATCGGCAATCTGCGTTTCCTGGATAAGATAGAACAGGAGATCGCGCACACCAGTATTTAA
- a CDS encoding FtsX-like permease family protein, with product MTDLFAKITLSFQTFKTHRLRSFLTTLGIIIGVTTVIAILSLIEGLNRTVAEQVQSIGSDLIFLQKFSWVSTGPRDLDKLAGRPDLTPADAEAITKLPSVEIAIPDISKRLSKIKYRENEVSNPTVTGSDENYSWVNNHIVESGRDFTREDILHRRSVGIIGSYLATQLFPDESPIGKDLHLNGHRIKIIGVFKEKGTFLGNSLDNFILIPYTVFEKYFPRSKGSLFARIYGGYSIDIKPKVGDIEKAIDEIRELMRRRHGLGFDERDDFELNTQQMLLDLYQNITRVGFVAIVAIAAISLVVGGIGIMNIMLVSVAERTREIGIRKAVGASNQFILSQFLIESVMLALIGGIIGIIFGTLLATLISAVSPLKAAVSFWMILLGFGFSASVGVFFGIYPARKAASLNPIEALRYE from the coding sequence ATGACTGATCTTTTTGCAAAAATCACACTCTCTTTTCAGACGTTTAAAACCCACCGTCTGAGATCTTTTCTTACGACGCTCGGCATCATCATCGGCGTGACGACCGTGATCGCGATTCTTTCATTGATCGAAGGACTTAATCGCACAGTGGCAGAACAAGTCCAGTCGATCGGTTCAGACCTTATCTTTCTGCAGAAATTTTCCTGGGTTTCAACGGGCCCGCGCGACCTGGATAAACTTGCCGGTCGGCCTGATTTAACGCCGGCTGATGCCGAGGCAATCACCAAATTACCGTCAGTAGAAATTGCGATTCCCGATATCTCAAAAAGGCTTTCCAAGATAAAATATAGAGAGAATGAGGTGAGCAATCCTACGGTCACCGGTTCAGACGAAAATTATTCCTGGGTCAACAATCACATAGTTGAAAGCGGCAGGGATTTCACCCGTGAGGACATCCTCCACCGACGCAGTGTCGGCATCATCGGTTCTTATCTGGCGACCCAGCTCTTTCCAGATGAGTCGCCGATCGGCAAAGACCTGCACCTCAACGGCCACCGTATAAAGATCATCGGCGTATTCAAGGAAAAAGGGACGTTTTTGGGTAACAGCCTGGATAATTTTATTTTGATTCCGTATACTGTTTTTGAAAAGTATTTTCCCCGCAGTAAAGGGTCTCTCTTCGCGCGTATTTACGGCGGTTATTCAATTGATATCAAACCGAAAGTCGGGGATATCGAGAAGGCGATCGACGAGATACGTGAGCTCATGCGTCGGCGTCATGGTCTGGGGTTTGATGAAAGGGATGATTTTGAGTTGAATACCCAGCAGATGCTGCTCGATCTCTATCAAAATATCACGCGGGTCGGGTTCGTCGCCATCGTTGCCATTGCGGCGATTTCATTGGTCGTCGGTGGAATCGGGATTATGAACATTATGCTCGTTTCAGTTGCTGAGCGGACAAGGGAGATCGGCATCAGAAAGGCGGTGGGAGCCTCCAATCAGTTCATCCTCTCGCAATTTCTTATAGAATCCGTTATGCTCGCCCTGATCGGCGGGATAATAGGGATCATTTTCGGGACACTGCTTGCGACTTTAATCTCTGCGGTCTCACCGCTCAAAGCGGCAGTCTCCTTCTGGATGATCTTATTGGGATTCGGTTTCTCCGCATCGGTCGGGGTCTTTTTCGGGATTTATCCGGCACGCAAAGCGGCTTCACTCAACCCGATTGAAGCCCTGAGATACGAATAA
- a CDS encoding ABC transporter ATP-binding protein, translating into MGSKKVICRAVDIRKTYWRGKVAIEALRGVSMEIKVNDYLSIMGASGSGKSTFIHILSCLDTPTAGEYYLEDKLVSNYTDEELAGIRNRFFGFVFQNFSLLPRLTALDNVALPLIYAGVKRNERTKKAEQMLDKIGLKDRIHHRPNELSGGECQRVAIARALVNNPKVIFADEPTGNLDSKTGAEIMELFDRLVDEGHTVVLVTHDANVAAHARKIITLKDGLIVND; encoded by the coding sequence ATGGGAAGTAAAAAGGTAATATGCCGCGCCGTTGACATCAGGAAAACCTATTGGCGGGGAAAGGTGGCGATCGAGGCATTGCGGGGTGTCAGTATGGAGATCAAGGTGAATGATTATCTTTCAATCATGGGCGCCTCTGGTTCTGGTAAATCAACATTTATTCACATCTTGAGCTGTTTGGATACACCGACTGCTGGTGAGTATTATCTTGAAGACAAACTTGTTTCGAACTACACAGATGAGGAACTGGCGGGCATCAGAAACCGATTTTTCGGATTTGTTTTTCAGAATTTTAGCCTTCTGCCGCGACTTACCGCACTGGATAACGTCGCCTTGCCTCTTATCTACGCCGGCGTGAAGAGAAACGAGAGGACAAAAAAGGCAGAGCAGATGCTCGATAAGATAGGTCTCAAAGATAGAATACACCATCGGCCGAATGAACTGTCAGGTGGTGAATGCCAGCGTGTCGCCATTGCCCGCGCCTTAGTGAATAACCCCAAGGTGATCTTCGCCGACGAACCGACAGGCAATCTTGATTCAAAGACCGGAGCCGAGATTATGGAGCTTTTCGACCGACTGGTGGACGAAGGGCACACCGTGGTCCTCGTCACACATGACGCAAATGTCGCTGCTCATGCCCGGAAGATTATTACTTTAAAAGATGGGTTAATAGTAAATGACTGA
- a CDS encoding efflux RND transporter periplasmic adaptor subunit, with protein MKKKYFIIIGIVIFAVVIILLNLAPKKSGKKVEVTLVKRGNIVSKVSASGELRAKSQVDISAETIGRIERIYFKEGDYVKKGTLLIELDDVKVDANRKLASAQLKQAQQDFQRSKKLFEKELISKESFEKIELNYETAKAQYEQALDAYKKTKIYAPISGKIMKVNVEEGETAMMGTMNVKGTVLMTIADLSRMIAVVTIDETDVPQVKVGQSAEVIADALPDSVFTGVVTKVGLMPITSQLTTEKVTDFEVEIELSRFSALLRPGMNVKADIITSEKDDVLTIPIQASGKRKIKEETTETVFLVKEGKAQLAKITPGVSSDTEIEVIDGVEEGDTVITGPYRVLSKLKDGQKVVFKMSEEDTTAAPQSRKLRGALKGLKKRL; from the coding sequence ATGAAGAAGAAATATTTTATTATAATCGGTATTGTTATCTTTGCTGTCGTGATCATTCTGTTGAATCTGGCGCCGAAAAAGAGTGGAAAGAAAGTCGAGGTTACACTCGTCAAAAGAGGAAATATCGTCTCAAAGGTTTCCGCCTCAGGTGAATTACGCGCCAAGTCTCAGGTCGACATATCTGCAGAGACGATCGGCCGTATCGAAAGGATATATTTTAAAGAAGGGGATTACGTAAAAAAAGGAACTTTGCTTATTGAACTCGACGACGTGAAGGTCGACGCCAACAGAAAACTGGCATCAGCCCAGTTGAAGCAGGCGCAGCAGGATTTTCAGCGGAGTAAAAAACTTTTTGAAAAAGAGTTGATATCAAAAGAGAGTTTTGAAAAAATCGAGTTGAACTACGAAACCGCAAAAGCTCAATATGAACAGGCACTGGATGCTTATAAGAAGACGAAGATATATGCACCGATTTCCGGAAAGATAATGAAGGTGAATGTTGAGGAGGGTGAGACCGCAATGATGGGGACGATGAACGTCAAAGGTACGGTGCTGATGACGATCGCTGATCTTTCCCGGATGATTGCGGTCGTGACCATCGACGAGACGGATGTGCCGCAGGTCAAAGTGGGCCAGTCGGCAGAGGTGATCGCCGACGCCCTTCCTGATTCTGTTTTTACGGGTGTTGTGACAAAGGTCGGCTTGATGCCGATCACGAGTCAGTTGACCACGGAAAAAGTTACGGACTTCGAGGTTGAAATCGAGTTGAGCAGATTTTCCGCTCTGCTGCGGCCGGGTATGAATGTCAAGGCGGATATCATAACGAGTGAGAAGGATGATGTTTTAACCATCCCGATTCAAGCATCGGGTAAGAGGAAGATAAAAGAAGAGACCACGGAGACAGTTTTTCTCGTCAAGGAGGGTAAGGCGCAGTTGGCCAAAATCACACCCGGAGTGTCCAGTGACACTGAGATTGAAGTTATTGACGGCGTTGAAGAAGGCGATACCGTGATAACAGGACCTTATCGGGTGCTCTCCAAATTGAAGGACGGTCAGAAAGTAGTCTTTAAGATGTCAGAAGAAGATACAACCGCTGCACCGCAGTCCCGTAAGTTGCGCGGTGCGCTCAAAGGATTGAAGAAAAGGCTGTAA
- a CDS encoding TolC family protein, which produces MIIFLLLTQVDSLSLEQAIDLALTKSPYYHESKLSFEKSRIQFYQTLSNLLPTVSSRLSYTKSEYNGVTTGTYSGSMSLTQPIFDLDIFSSVIIAQRQLKSNRIQFQADAAELILRLKTAYFNLVNAEDLLNSSKIALKRAEENLKLIEAKYELGAASRLEKLQGEVFHLRAQQDLAKAKTLQITAQEELKSLLGVSCDIYPTDTLTVPIDTEFPPLDSLISLLQRVNYNLKITRELRNVAHLNLTASYLGFLPKVSFFYGYTYNSDSLIFDFQHFKDNTTKNYGVTFSFPIFELKSLIFNCLNARKELQLQEFKKQQALFETEKSLRTTYYTLKEVYEKLRLTKKSLAAAEEAAEIAKEQYALGVISLLDFLGAEKDLYDAKVSYTSALSDFYIQKAKLSYLLGEITFKEER; this is translated from the coding sequence ATGATTATCTTTTTATTGCTGACTCAGGTTGATTCATTATCGCTGGAACAGGCAATCGATCTGGCTCTGACAAAGAGCCCTTATTATCACGAATCCAAACTCTCTTTTGAAAAATCGCGCATTCAGTTTTATCAAACCCTGTCCAACCTTTTGCCGACCGTCTCCAGCAGACTCAGTTATACGAAGAGCGAATACAACGGGGTTACCACAGGAACGTATTCAGGCTCGATGTCATTGACCCAGCCGATCTTTGATCTTGACATCTTCAGCTCGGTAATCATCGCACAACGGCAGTTGAAAAGCAACAGGATTCAGTTTCAGGCGGATGCCGCGGAATTGATTCTCAGATTAAAGACCGCCTACTTTAATCTTGTGAATGCCGAAGACCTTCTCAACTCTTCGAAGATCGCACTCAAAAGGGCTGAAGAAAATCTTAAATTAATTGAAGCGAAGTACGAACTCGGGGCAGCGTCAAGATTGGAAAAACTTCAGGGAGAAGTCTTTCATCTGCGTGCCCAGCAGGATCTGGCAAAAGCCAAAACTCTTCAGATAACCGCCCAGGAAGAACTCAAGTCGCTGCTCGGTGTCTCCTGCGATATCTATCCAACCGACACCCTGACCGTTCCGATTGATACGGAATTTCCGCCCCTTGATTCCCTGATTTCGCTCCTGCAGAGGGTGAATTACAATCTAAAGATCACCCGTGAATTAAGGAACGTCGCTCATCTGAACCTGACCGCTTCTTATCTCGGATTTCTACCAAAGGTTTCATTCTTTTACGGTTATACCTATAATTCCGATTCCCTTATTTTCGACTTCCAGCATTTTAAAGACAATACGACAAAGAATTACGGAGTCACTTTCTCTTTTCCGATCTTTGAACTTAAATCTTTGATCTTCAACTGTTTGAACGCCAGAAAAGAATTACAGCTTCAGGAATTCAAAAAACAGCAGGCGCTTTTTGAAACCGAAAAGTCATTACGCACGACCTATTATACATTAAAAGAGGTTTATGAAAAGTTGCGTCTCACCAAAAAGAGTCTTGCTGCGGCAGAAGAGGCGGCTGAGATCGCAAAGGAACAATACGCACTCGGAGTGATTTCTTTACTTGACTTTCTGGGTGCGGAAAAAGACCTTTATGATGCAAAGGTTTCGTATACTTCCGCATTGAGTGATTTTTACATTCAGAAAGCAAAGTTGTCTTATCTTTTGGGCGAGATAACGTTCAAGGAAGAGAGATAA
- a CDS encoding thioredoxin family protein, with the protein MEIKILGSGCPRCQEVEKRTIDILAELNIAADVQKITDMKKIMEYKIMATPGLVINGKVKCSGKIPAKSQIKQWIEEEMK; encoded by the coding sequence ATGGAGATCAAAATCTTAGGTTCTGGCTGTCCAAGATGCCAGGAAGTAGAAAAGAGGACGATCGACATCCTCGCTGAACTGAACATCGCGGCTGATGTTCAGAAAATTACAGACATGAAAAAAATAATGGAATATAAAATAATGGCAACACCAGGATTGGTGATCAATGGCAAGGTAAAATGTTCCGGTAAAATTCCGGCAAAATCACAAATCAAACAGTGGATAGAGGAAGAGATGAAATAA
- a CDS encoding cytochrome C biogenesis protein yields MIIEIFTWLTKAIEGNPFIAIGASFIWGILSIILSPCHLASIPLIVGYVDEQGQISIKRAFWISVLFALGILVTIGLVGLITAFAGRMLGDIGAVGNYIVAVIFFVIGLHLLDVIPLPWLGPGGTQVKRKGLIGAFIIGSIFGLALGPCTFAYMAPMLGVIFKVATARIYYAIWLLLAFGIGHCLLIVLVGTLTETVARYLHWTEKSKTAAIVKKICGVLVILGGIYLITTS; encoded by the coding sequence ATGATTATTGAGATTTTTACCTGGTTGACGAAAGCGATTGAAGGTAATCCGTTTATAGCAATAGGTGCTTCTTTTATCTGGGGCATCCTCAGCATTATTTTGAGCCCGTGTCATCTCGCCAGCATACCTTTGATTGTCGGCTACGTAGATGAACAAGGTCAGATATCAATCAAGAGAGCATTCTGGATATCAGTACTCTTTGCCTTGGGAATTCTTGTGACCATAGGGCTGGTTGGTTTGATTACTGCATTTGCCGGTCGGATGTTAGGAGATATTGGGGCAGTTGGTAATTACATTGTTGCGGTGATATTTTTCGTAATCGGGTTACACTTATTGGATGTCATACCTTTACCCTGGTTAGGTCCGGGTGGCACTCAGGTAAAACGCAAGGGATTAATTGGCGCATTTATTATTGGATCGATCTTTGGACTCGCCCTGGGTCCCTGCACCTTCGCCTATATGGCACCGATGCTCGGGGTTATCTTTAAGGTTGCGACTGCAAGGATATACTATGCGATCTGGTTGCTGCTTGCCTTTGGCATCGGTCATTGTTTGTTGATCGTGTTGGTGGGTACGTTAACCGAAACGGTTGCACGTTATCTGCATTGGACTGAAAAGTCCAAAACCGCAGCAATTGTTAAGAAAATCTGCGGGGTATTGGTAATTCTCGGTGGAATATATTTAATAACAACATCGTGA